A single genomic interval of Nostoc commune NIES-4072 harbors:
- the thiD gene encoding bifunctional hydroxymethylpyrimidine kinase/phosphomethylpyrimidine kinase gives MNTQINSRIPVALTIAGSDSGGGAGIQADLRTFAFHCVHGTSAITCITAQNTLGVKRVDAMPTEAVVAQIQAVVEDIGVQAAKTGMLLNQEIIFAVAQQVEALQINNLVVDPVMVSRTGAQLIDDDAVKTLCHALIPKALIITPNRYEAQILSGLQINSLEDMQAAAETIHKTLGTKAVLVKGGGMQGDLRGVDIWFDGDKLEVLTCQQVETKNTHGTGCTLSAAIAANLAKGQGLWQAVQEAKKYVTTALTYALDIGEGQGPVGHFFPLWGLGTGD, from the coding sequence ATGAACACTCAAATAAACTCCAGAATACCCGTTGCTTTGACTATTGCTGGTTCAGATAGCGGTGGCGGTGCAGGAATTCAAGCCGATTTACGTACCTTTGCTTTTCACTGTGTCCACGGTACTAGCGCTATAACCTGCATCACGGCACAAAACACTTTAGGGGTGAAAAGGGTTGATGCCATGCCAACAGAGGCTGTTGTGGCGCAAATTCAGGCAGTAGTTGAGGATATTGGCGTACAAGCTGCCAAAACGGGAATGTTGCTGAATCAGGAAATTATCTTTGCTGTTGCCCAGCAGGTGGAAGCTTTACAAATCAATAATTTAGTAGTTGATCCGGTAATGGTTTCACGTACAGGGGCACAATTGATTGATGATGATGCTGTGAAGACTCTATGCCATGCCCTGATTCCCAAGGCGCTTATAATCACGCCGAATCGCTACGAAGCCCAGATTTTAAGCGGTTTACAAATTAATTCTTTGGAAGATATGCAAGCTGCTGCTGAAACTATTCACAAGACTTTAGGGACGAAGGCTGTTTTAGTCAAGGGCGGAGGTATGCAGGGAGATTTACGTGGTGTTGATATCTGGTTTGATGGGGACAAGTTGGAAGTTTTGACTTGCCAGCAGGTAGAGACAAAAAATACCCACGGTACTGGTTGTACACTATCGGCTGCGATCGCTGCTAATCTGGCCAAGGGACAAGGCTTGTGGCAGGCAGTGCAAGAGGCAAAGAAGTATGTAACTACTGCACTCACTTACGCCTTAGATATTGGCGAAGGGCAAGGCCCTGTAGGACATTTCTTCCCATTGTGGGGACTGGGGACTGGGGACTAG
- the crtE gene encoding geranylgeranyl diphosphate synthase CrtE: MVATDNVQKTPPEEATFNLAAYLKERQKLCDTALDQAIPIIYPEKIYEAMRYSLLAGGKRVRPILCLATCEMMGGTIEMAMPTACAVEMIHTMSLIHDDLPAMDNDDYRRGKLTNHKVYGEDVAILAGDGLLALAFEIVALKTPQSVNRELTLQVIVRLGRALGAAGLVGGQVVDLECEGKSDISLETLNFIHRHKTSALLEACVVCGGIIAGASTEDVQRLTRYAENIGLAFQIIDDILDITSTKEQLGKTAGKDQQAKKVTYPSLWGLEESRSKAQELVKAACAELEPFGEKAKSLQAIAHFIISRNN; the protein is encoded by the coding sequence ATGGTAGCAACTGATAACGTTCAAAAGACACCACCAGAGGAAGCCACATTTAACTTAGCAGCTTATCTGAAAGAACGACAAAAGCTTTGTGATACTGCTTTAGATCAGGCTATCCCCATCATTTATCCAGAAAAGATTTATGAGGCGATGCGCTACTCGTTATTAGCTGGAGGCAAGCGTGTACGTCCTATTCTTTGCCTTGCTACCTGTGAAATGATGGGTGGCACTATCGAAATGGCTATGCCAACGGCTTGTGCTGTGGAGATGATCCACACAATGTCTTTGATTCATGACGATCTGCCAGCGATGGATAATGACGATTACCGTCGTGGAAAGCTGACAAATCATAAAGTCTATGGCGAAGATGTGGCGATTTTGGCTGGGGACGGCTTATTAGCACTCGCTTTTGAGATTGTTGCCCTTAAAACCCCCCAAAGCGTTAACAGAGAGCTAACCTTGCAGGTAATTGTTCGTCTTGGTCGGGCGCTGGGCGCAGCTGGTTTGGTCGGCGGTCAAGTTGTCGATTTAGAGTGTGAGGGGAAATCAGATATTTCTCTAGAAACCCTAAATTTCATTCATAGACACAAAACATCCGCCCTTCTGGAAGCTTGCGTAGTTTGTGGCGGCATTATCGCTGGAGCATCAACTGAAGATGTGCAACGACTAACCCGTTATGCTGAAAATATTGGGCTAGCATTCCAAATCATAGATGATATTCTGGATATCACTTCTACAAAAGAGCAGTTAGGTAAAACGGCTGGTAAAGACCAACAAGCGAAGAAAGTGACCTATCCTAGCCTTTGGGGACTTGAAGAGTCTCGCTCAAAAGCCCAAGAGTTAGTTAAAGCAGCTTGTGCAGAACTAGAACCATTTGGAGAGAAAGCTAAATCACTCCAAGCGATCGCTCATTTTATCATCAGCCGCAATAACTAG
- a CDS encoding choice-of-anchor D domain-containing protein produces the protein MAGKTYYVSGTGDDKNDGLKQGEAFRTLQKAADLVQAGDTVYVMNGTYTNIYPNILSISDKHGTASAPITFTAYPGHTPVLEAHTNNWNAISITGSSYIVINGLKLVGARDETTLEYALEHKDNLSNPATSGNGIHITFIDDDQKIRSHHITISNNNVSKFPGNGIATEEVDYITVKNNIVSGNAWYSPFGNQGITMLHLWNSDNNVTDYKVVIEGNTSFDNKQLVPWVNAGKVTEGHGIMLDTASVENVAYQGKALISNNVVYNNGGAGIQIFKGENPVDIVNNTTYQNSLELSAGEIFINSAKNVRVVNNIMYASGESASSIANSSNYSFDNNLAYNGVLKGTGSGNILNKDPLFVNAANGDFRLKPGSPAIDGGSNAFNSITKNTPLDGNGDGSVLIDIGAYEAPTNKTPSPEIEVLDGTVDIADNSTTPINFGEVIAGSTVTKTFTIKNTGIAALNLSNLRLPDGFSLVGTLPSTVAAKTSANITVALNTTTGATYTGSFSLTNNDSNESPFNFVISGKVNAPEIEVVNNKVDIVDGSTTPIDFGDADFGSTVFQTFTIKNTGKAPLNLTNLELPDGFSLVGTLPATLAVNNWASLTVALNTKTPGTYGGRFILSNNDPNESSFDFAIKGKVQPAPAPEIQVLNGTVDIADGSTTPIDFGNVTFGSTATKTFTIKNIGTATLNLGNLTLPDGFSLVGTRPYSLAAKDSTNITVALNTNIPTPGTYSGSFSLTNNDSEESSFNFAIKGTVKPPLATEIYLLNGTDSSEYLKGYAPSNKIYGFGGNDNIVGNLGNDQLFGGDGNDTLWGNEGNDLLYGDSSNDRLLGDNGNDTLFGGIGDDQIFGGAGNDWLYGGYGKDVLTGGYGADTFVLALDEGTDSITDFEIGKDKLALSGSLQFGQLLIQQQGSQTFIMNSSDNQVLAKLDNVTASILSAQPSTFITI, from the coding sequence ATGGCTGGCAAAACATATTACGTTTCTGGAACAGGCGATGATAAGAATGATGGCTTGAAACAAGGAGAGGCATTTCGCACCCTCCAAAAAGCTGCGGACTTAGTGCAGGCAGGTGATACTGTCTACGTCATGAATGGTACTTACACAAACATTTACCCTAATATCCTGAGTATTTCAGATAAGCACGGTACTGCTAGTGCGCCGATTACATTTACTGCTTATCCAGGACACACACCTGTTTTAGAAGCACACACAAACAATTGGAATGCTATCTCAATTACAGGCTCTTCTTATATAGTCATTAATGGGCTGAAGCTCGTGGGAGCACGAGATGAAACTACATTAGAATATGCGCTCGAGCATAAAGATAATTTGAGTAATCCAGCAACATCTGGGAATGGTATTCACATTACATTCATTGATGATGACCAAAAGATACGTTCACATCACATCACAATTAGCAATAACAACGTTTCTAAGTTTCCAGGAAACGGGATTGCAACAGAAGAAGTAGACTACATTACAGTAAAAAACAATATTGTTTCTGGAAATGCTTGGTACTCACCTTTTGGAAACCAAGGGATTACAATGCTTCACCTTTGGAATTCCGATAACAACGTAACAGATTATAAAGTAGTTATTGAAGGTAACACCTCTTTTGATAATAAACAATTAGTTCCTTGGGTTAATGCAGGAAAAGTAACAGAGGGTCATGGAATAATGCTTGACACTGCTTCTGTTGAAAATGTTGCATACCAGGGCAAAGCCTTAATCAGTAATAACGTAGTTTACAACAATGGTGGCGCAGGTATTCAGATTTTCAAAGGAGAAAACCCTGTAGACATCGTGAATAATACAACTTACCAAAATTCCCTTGAACTCTCAGCCGGAGAAATTTTCATTAACAGCGCTAAAAATGTTCGGGTTGTTAACAATATTATGTATGCGTCTGGAGAGTCTGCCAGTTCTATTGCTAATTCTAGTAATTATTCATTTGACAATAACCTTGCTTACAACGGAGTTCTTAAAGGTACAGGATCAGGAAATATATTAAACAAAGACCCGTTGTTTGTTAATGCAGCGAATGGTGACTTTAGGCTCAAACCTGGAAGTCCAGCAATCGACGGTGGTTCCAATGCTTTCAATAGCATCACAAAGAACACTCCCCTAGATGGCAATGGCGACGGCAGTGTATTGATTGATATTGGCGCATACGAAGCCCCTACCAATAAGACTCCTAGCCCCGAAATTGAAGTTCTTGATGGCACAGTTGACATTGCAGATAACAGCACTACCCCCATTAACTTTGGCGAGGTGATTGCTGGCAGCACCGTGACCAAAACTTTTACCATTAAGAATACAGGTATAGCTGCACTCAACCTGAGTAATCTCAGACTCCCCGACGGCTTTAGTTTGGTAGGAACTCTTCCATCTACTGTGGCTGCCAAAACTTCGGCGAATATAACAGTGGCACTAAATACCACCACTGGCGCAACCTACACTGGCAGCTTCAGTTTAACCAACAACGATAGTAACGAAAGCCCTTTTAACTTTGTTATTAGTGGTAAAGTTAATGCTCCCGAAATTGAAGTTGTCAATAACAAAGTTGATATTGTAGATGGCAGCACTACTCCCATTGACTTTGGCGACGCCGATTTCGGCAGCACTGTATTTCAAACTTTTACCATTAAGAACACAGGTAAAGCTCCACTCAACCTAACTAATCTCGAACTCCCCGACGGCTTTAGTTTAGTAGGAACTCTTCCAGCTACCTTGGCAGTTAATAATTGGGCGAGTCTAACGGTGGCACTCAATACAAAAACACCTGGAACATACGGTGGCAGGTTCATTTTGAGTAATAACGATCCTAACGAAAGCTCCTTTGATTTTGCCATTAAGGGTAAAGTTCAGCCCGCTCCTGCCCCCGAAATTCAAGTTCTCAACGGTACAGTTGACATTGCAGATGGCAGCACTACTCCCATTGACTTTGGCAACGTCACTTTCGGCAGCACCGCTACCAAAACTTTCACCATCAAAAACATCGGTACAGCTACGCTCAATCTAGGTAATCTTACACTTCCCGACGGCTTTAGTTTGGTAGGAACTCGTCCATATAGCTTGGCTGCCAAGGATTCGACGAATATAACAGTGGCACTCAATACAAATATACCTACACCTGGAACATATTCTGGCAGTTTCAGTTTGACCAACAACGATAGTGAGGAAAGCTCCTTTAACTTTGCCATCAAAGGCACAGTTAAACCCCCTCTTGCTACTGAAATTTATCTTCTCAATGGCACTGATAGTTCTGAGTACTTAAAAGGCTATGCCCCATCTAACAAGATTTATGGGTTTGGCGGTAACGACAACATTGTAGGTAATCTAGGAAATGACCAACTATTCGGAGGCGACGGAAACGATACTCTCTGGGGAAATGAAGGTAATGACCTGCTCTATGGCGATAGCAGCAATGACAGGCTTTTGGGTGATAACGGTAACGATACACTATTTGGTGGTATCGGCGATGACCAAATATTCGGTGGCGCAGGCAATGACTGGCTTTATGGGGGCTATGGTAAAGATGTACTTACAGGGGGCTATGGCGCTGACACCTTTGTATTGGCTTTAGATGAGGGCACGGACTCCATTACTGACTTTGAAATAGGTAAGGACAAACTTGCATTGTCAGGTAGTCTCCAGTTTGGTCAATTGTTGATACAGCAACAAGGAAGTCAAACCTTCATTATGAATAGTTCTGATAATCAAGTGTTGGCGAAGTTGGATAATGTCACTGCAAGTATACTTTCGGCTCAACCTTCTACTTTTATCACGATTTAG
- a CDS encoding divergent PAP2 family protein, producing MQDIGNILDNRVLLVALIACLIAQALKLVVEIVKHRKLNIRVLVTTGGMPSAHSALVTALAAGVGQTLGWASPDFAVAMIFAIIVMYDAAGVRQAAGKQARILNQMIDELFHEKPDFSQDRLKELLGHTPVQVIAGSALGITIYWLARSAY from the coding sequence ATGCAGGACATAGGCAACATTTTAGACAACCGGGTGCTGCTGGTTGCTCTAATAGCTTGTTTAATTGCTCAAGCCCTAAAGCTCGTAGTCGAGATCGTCAAACATCGCAAACTGAATATACGTGTTTTGGTGACAACCGGAGGTATGCCCAGTGCCCATTCAGCTTTAGTTACAGCTCTTGCCGCAGGTGTAGGGCAAACACTCGGTTGGGCATCTCCTGATTTTGCCGTTGCGATGATTTTTGCCATCATCGTCATGTATGATGCAGCCGGAGTTCGCCAAGCGGCTGGTAAGCAAGCTCGTATCCTCAATCAAATGATTGATGAATTATTTCATGAAAAACCAGACTTTAGCCAAGACCGTCTCAAGGAATTACTCGGACATACACCAGTTCAGGTAATAGCTGGGTCGGCTTTGGGCATAACCATCTATTGGTTAGCTAGGTCTGCTTATTAG
- a CDS encoding SnoaL-like polyketide cyclase: MSATQSNNLPLWVQDRDKVIAESTDVEWRYQTPPDYSRSKENLAQESTYNHLEGTLEAIVQNLVRTFEMEVSFKANPQQWLSIVNDKFRVSTNGGVEYTAADLSAQGTYNLFMADSEHYKASEESFESSAKVFHTTFPQGFPWEVLEVFSGPPNVTFKWRHWGHFKGEYKGHAPTGETVEIIGMSIAKVTDDLKVISLEHYFDNNLFLEKLTSGGKQINPQKQGSACPFSSWFKKHKS, translated from the coding sequence ATGAGCGCAACACAGTCTAACAACCTGCCGCTTTGGGTACAGGATCGGGATAAGGTGATAGCAGAAAGCACTGATGTCGAGTGGCGCTATCAGACACCGCCTGATTATTCACGTTCCAAAGAGAATCTCGCTCAAGAAAGTACTTATAATCACCTTGAAGGTACACTGGAAGCGATCGTGCAAAACTTGGTACGAACCTTCGAGATGGAGGTATCCTTTAAAGCTAACCCGCAACAGTGGTTATCTATTGTGAATGACAAGTTTCGTGTAAGTACCAATGGCGGAGTCGAGTACACAGCAGCAGATTTATCAGCCCAAGGTACTTACAATTTATTTATGGCTGATTCAGAACACTACAAGGCTTCAGAAGAAAGCTTTGAATCATCCGCAAAAGTCTTCCACACAACATTTCCCCAAGGATTTCCTTGGGAAGTGCTGGAAGTTTTCTCAGGGCCACCAAATGTCACATTCAAATGGCGGCATTGGGGACATTTTAAAGGAGAATACAAAGGCCATGCACCTACTGGAGAGACAGTAGAAATTATCGGCATGAGCATTGCAAAAGTTACCGATGACTTGAAGGTTATTTCTTTGGAACATTACTTCGACAATAATTTGTTCTTGGAAAAGCTAACATCTGGTGGCAAACAGATAAATCCCCAAAAGCAGGGAAGTGCTTGTCCGTTCAGTTCTTGGTTCAAGAAGCACAAGAGTTAG
- the rdgB gene encoding RdgB/HAM1 family non-canonical purine NTP pyrophosphatase, which translates to MTLLVVATGNPGKLREMQAYLENSDWELTLKPEDLEIEETGETFAANACLKASQIAQATGNWAIADDSGLQVDALNGAPGVYSARYAKTDSERIARLLRELDNEVNRQAQFVCAVAIARPDGAIVLESEGICRGEILYAPRGDGGFGYDPIFYVQELQLTFAEMTRELKGSISHRGKAFTALLPQLEKIKS; encoded by the coding sequence ATGACATTACTCGTAGTAGCTACAGGAAATCCAGGTAAGTTGCGGGAAATGCAAGCTTATCTGGAAAATTCTGATTGGGAATTAACCCTCAAACCTGAAGATTTGGAAATTGAAGAGACAGGCGAAACCTTTGCCGCCAATGCTTGTTTGAAAGCATCACAAATTGCTCAAGCTACAGGAAACTGGGCAATTGCTGATGATTCTGGTTTGCAAGTAGATGCTCTAAATGGCGCACCAGGGGTATATTCTGCACGTTACGCCAAAACCGACTCAGAACGCATTGCTAGGCTATTGAGAGAATTAGACAACGAGGTAAATCGACAAGCTCAATTTGTTTGTGCAGTAGCGATCGCTCGTCCTGATGGTGCGATCGTATTAGAATCTGAAGGTATTTGTCGCGGCGAAATTCTCTATGCACCGCGTGGTGATGGTGGTTTCGGCTACGACCCAATTTTTTATGTGCAAGAGTTGCAATTGACCTTTGCTGAGATGACACGGGAGCTGAAAGGGTCAATTAGCCATAGAGGCAAGGCTTTTACAGCTTTACTTCCACAGCTAGAGAAAATTAAGAGTTAG
- a CDS encoding pyridoxine 5'-phosphate synthase, with amino-acid sequence MPTLGVNIDHIATIRQARRTVEPDPVAAAVLAELGGADGITVHLREDRRHIQDRDVRILRETVRSHLNLEMAATNEMLAIALDIKPDYVTLVPEKREEVTTEGGLDITLQIARIGEIVDKLQSANIPVSLFIDAEPSQIEASVKVQARFIELHTGQYAEAKDETNRQRELAILAKGCEQAIQAGLRVNAGHGLTYWNVYPVAALPGMEELNIGHTIISRAALVGIERAVREMKQAIRGSRE; translated from the coding sequence GTGCCTACACTTGGCGTTAACATTGACCACATCGCCACCATCCGGCAAGCACGGCGGACAGTGGAACCTGACCCTGTGGCGGCGGCGGTGCTGGCAGAATTAGGGGGTGCAGATGGAATTACGGTGCATCTACGGGAAGATCGGCGGCATATCCAAGATAGAGATGTGCGTATATTGCGAGAAACAGTGCGATCGCATCTTAATTTAGAAATGGCCGCTACAAATGAAATGCTAGCGATCGCTCTCGATATCAAACCAGATTATGTAACTTTAGTCCCCGAAAAGCGCGAAGAAGTCACAACAGAAGGCGGATTAGATATTACCCTGCAAATTGCTAGAATAGGTGAGATAGTCGATAAATTGCAAAGCGCTAATATTCCGGTTAGTTTATTTATTGACGCCGAGCCATCACAAATCGAAGCATCTGTCAAGGTGCAGGCGCGATTTATTGAATTGCACACCGGACAATATGCTGAGGCTAAAGATGAAACCAATCGCCAGCGAGAATTAGCCATATTAGCTAAGGGGTGTGAACAAGCGATTCAAGCTGGATTGCGAGTCAACGCTGGTCATGGACTCACCTACTGGAACGTCTATCCGGTAGCTGCGCTTCCAGGTATGGAAGAACTGAATATTGGTCATACCATCATCAGTCGGGCAGCATTAGTAGGTATAGAAAGGGCAGTCCGCGAGATGAAACAAGCTATAAGAGGGAGTAGGGAATAG
- a CDS encoding PEP-CTERM sorting domain-containing protein, which produces MLNKYLKLVLSSALLVTIVITFSEKAKAQVFVNDTYTDGGRTNGVDPLDISWFEISSNFYQTVSTPPQIQLDVVNDPILGTGNALNLDTPSFVSFNSSFLPAHFALGTFAPVSLGNNIGDALDLSFDFRFTTEPSLSSTSAEFPQIRGSGLRFGLYNSGDTPVTTDILNSLVGSSTPIEDDGGYWVLSGLAVTKSLGINKENFDSGDSITGGDGNVPLALTTSVPTINDTAPHTANLLLERLTPQLVRLTASVDGFSIEASDSGSGIISSFNEIAVRSVFSNLDVNIDNVVLQTHTNTSVPEPSTNIAIFGFGLGWLLKRKLNRFIN; this is translated from the coding sequence ATGTTGAACAAATACCTTAAACTAGTTCTTTCGTCTGCCTTACTCGTTACTATCGTAATTACTTTTAGTGAAAAGGCTAAAGCTCAAGTTTTCGTGAACGATACTTATACCGACGGTGGCCGTACTAATGGTGTTGATCCGTTAGATATTTCCTGGTTTGAAATTTCATCAAATTTTTATCAAACAGTTTCAACTCCTCCTCAAATTCAATTAGACGTAGTTAACGATCCAATTCTTGGGACTGGAAACGCTTTGAACCTTGACACTCCCTCTTTTGTTAGCTTTAACTCTTCTTTTCTTCCTGCTCACTTTGCGCTTGGAACTTTTGCTCCCGTTAGTTTGGGGAATAATATAGGCGATGCCCTTGATTTAAGCTTTGATTTTCGCTTCACTACTGAGCCTAGTCTTTCTAGCACTTCTGCTGAGTTTCCGCAAATTCGTGGTAGTGGTTTGCGTTTTGGTTTATACAACTCTGGTGATACACCTGTCACGACTGATATTTTAAATTCACTTGTTGGCAGTAGCACTCCCATCGAAGATGACGGTGGTTATTGGGTGTTGTCTGGTCTAGCTGTTACCAAATCACTGGGAATTAATAAAGAAAACTTCGACTCTGGGGATAGCATTACTGGTGGTGATGGAAATGTTCCGTTAGCATTAACTACCTCTGTACCTACTATTAACGACACAGCACCTCATACTGCAAACCTCCTTCTCGAACGCTTAACTCCGCAATTAGTTCGACTAACTGCATCAGTTGATGGTTTTTCTATAGAAGCATCTGATTCTGGTTCTGGGATCATTAGCTCTTTTAACGAAATTGCAGTCAGGAGTGTTTTCAGTAACCTTGATGTCAACATCGACAACGTGGTACTCCAAACGCATACAAATACCTCAGTTCCAGAACCGTCTACTAATATTGCAATTTTCGGCTTCGGTCTAGGTTGGCTATTAAAGCGGAAGCTCAATCGCTTCATCAATTGA
- a CDS encoding phosphoglucomutase/phosphomannomutase family protein: MPVVANSIKFGTDGWRGIIGDEFTFERLALVAPVAAKVLYDTYFPTVGSRTIIVGYDRRFMAEDFARAVADTVTSVGFDVLLSENFAPTPAYSWAAKQLNALGALVITASHNPGKYLGLKVKGCFGGSVPPEVTKEIEAQLSVGVPLAATPGKQEKFDPWPSYTQALEGKVDIAKIREAIASGKLTLFADVMHGAAAGGLARLLGNQVKEINSERDPLFGGGAPEPLPKYLSKLFEVIKTHRETDKSGLTVGLVFDGDCDRIAAVDGEANFLSSQVLIPILIDHLTLRRGFKGEIVKTVSGSDLMPLVAALHNLSVFETAVGYKYIADRMLVAKVLLGGEESGGIGYGSHIPERDALLSALYVLEAIVESGLDLGEYYRYLQKQTGFISAYDRIDLPLASMEVRSRLLQQLQTQPLTEIAGLAVIDCQTIDGYKYRLADKSWLMIRFSGTEPVLRLYCEAPTIEQVHQTLAWAKHWAE; this comes from the coding sequence ATGCCAGTTGTAGCTAACTCAATCAAGTTTGGTACAGACGGCTGGCGGGGCATCATTGGTGACGAGTTCACCTTTGAACGCCTAGCCCTGGTCGCGCCAGTTGCCGCAAAAGTATTATATGATACATATTTTCCTACGGTGGGTAGCCGGACAATAATTGTCGGTTATGATCGCCGATTCATGGCCGAAGATTTTGCTCGTGCTGTTGCAGATACTGTCACCTCTGTCGGATTTGATGTGCTATTGAGCGAAAACTTTGCCCCAACCCCAGCTTATAGTTGGGCAGCAAAACAACTCAATGCTTTAGGGGCGCTGGTGATTACAGCTAGCCATAATCCTGGTAAATATTTGGGGTTAAAAGTCAAGGGTTGTTTTGGTGGTTCGGTGCCGCCAGAAGTCACAAAAGAGATCGAAGCGCAGTTGTCGGTTGGAGTCCCATTAGCAGCTACTCCAGGGAAGCAAGAGAAATTTGATCCTTGGCCCAGTTATACCCAAGCATTAGAGGGTAAAGTTGATATTGCCAAAATTCGAGAAGCGATCGCATCAGGCAAATTGACTTTATTTGCCGATGTTATGCATGGCGCGGCGGCTGGCGGATTGGCGAGACTACTAGGCAATCAAGTCAAAGAAATCAACTCAGAACGCGATCCCCTATTTGGTGGTGGTGCGCCGGAACCGTTGCCTAAATACCTTTCAAAATTATTTGAAGTCATCAAAACTCACCGAGAAACAGATAAATCAGGTTTAACGGTGGGGTTGGTATTTGATGGAGACTGCGATCGCATTGCGGCTGTAGACGGGGAAGCCAACTTCTTGAGTTCTCAAGTCTTAATCCCAATATTAATCGACCATTTAACCTTGCGGCGCGGCTTTAAGGGTGAAATAGTCAAAACTGTTAGTGGTTCCGACTTAATGCCCCTAGTAGCAGCACTACATAACCTGTCAGTATTTGAAACAGCAGTTGGTTATAAATACATCGCTGACAGAATGTTAGTTGCAAAAGTGTTACTGGGCGGCGAAGAGTCGGGAGGCATTGGCTATGGCAGCCATATACCCGAACGTGATGCACTGCTGTCAGCATTATACGTTTTAGAGGCGATTGTAGAATCTGGTTTAGATTTAGGTGAGTATTACCGCTACTTGCAGAAACAAACAGGGTTTATTTCTGCTTACGATCGCATTGATTTACCCTTAGCAAGTATGGAAGTGCGATCGCGTCTTTTGCAACAACTGCAAACTCAACCCTTAACAGAAATTGCCGGGTTAGCAGTGATTGATTGCCAGACAATTGACGGCTATAAGTATCGCCTCGCTGATAAAAGCTGGTTAATGATTCGATTTAGCGGTACTGAGCCAGTTTTACGCCTCTACTGCGAAGCCCCGACAATTGAGCAAGTACATCAAACTCTTGCTTGGGCAAAACACTGGGCAGAGTAA
- a CDS encoding MgPME-cyclase complex family protein, with the protein MQTYYYVLASKKFLLDEEPTHEVLKERTRHYHEQEKQIDFWLVQQPAFLETPQFTELKAKCPQPAVAIISTNPQFITWLKLRLEYVITGEFQAPSETIPDALASLATVS; encoded by the coding sequence ATGCAAACATATTATTACGTTTTGGCTAGTAAAAAATTTCTTCTCGATGAAGAACCAACACACGAAGTTCTCAAAGAACGCACCCGCCACTACCACGAACAAGAAAAACAAATAGATTTTTGGTTGGTTCAACAACCAGCTTTCTTAGAAACACCGCAGTTTACAGAGCTAAAAGCGAAGTGTCCTCAACCAGCAGTAGCAATTATTTCTACTAATCCCCAATTTATTACTTGGTTAAAACTGCGTTTAGAGTACGTCATCACTGGTGAATTCCAAGCTCCTTCTGAGACAATACCCGATGCATTGGCATCGCTTGCTACTGTTTCCTAA
- a CDS encoding P-II family nitrogen regulator, which produces MKKVEAIIRPFKLDEVKIALVNAGIVGMTVSEVRGFGRQKGQTERYRGSEYTVEFLQKLKVEIVVDDNQVDMVVDKIIAAARTGEIGDGKIFISPVEQVIRIRTGEKNTEAV; this is translated from the coding sequence ATGAAAAAAGTAGAAGCTATTATCCGCCCATTTAAGCTAGATGAGGTAAAAATTGCCTTGGTTAATGCTGGTATTGTCGGCATGACTGTTTCTGAAGTCCGGGGATTCGGACGGCAGAAAGGCCAAACTGAACGTTATCGCGGTTCTGAGTACACTGTTGAGTTTTTACAGAAACTCAAAGTGGAAATCGTTGTTGATGACAATCAAGTTGATATGGTGGTGGATAAAATTATTGCTGCTGCCCGCACTGGTGAAATCGGCGATGGTAAAATTTTCATCTCGCCTGTTGAGCAAGTGATTCGGATTCGCACCGGCGAAAAGAACACAGAAGCAGTTTAA